From a region of the Emcibacter sp. SYSU 3D8 genome:
- a CDS encoding CvpA family protein, translated as MESINTLDLIIVAVVGLSAIIGMFRGLVRELLSLAAWIGAGWIALTLYEPARELMNRWIDDPLWAGIVAGAGLFVIVLVALLIIAGFLSRNTKRASMLGPANRMLGVVFGILRGGVVVALVHIATVHVMGLYGSEGEQETDPPKWVETSRLMPHVRAGSAALERLVPKHMRPDAKAKRQDSHHGTKEL; from the coding sequence ATGGAAAGCATCAACACCCTTGATCTCATCATTGTCGCCGTGGTCGGCCTGTCGGCAATCATCGGCATGTTCCGGGGACTGGTCCGCGAGTTGCTGTCGCTGGCGGCATGGATCGGTGCGGGCTGGATCGCGCTGACGCTCTACGAACCAGCCAGGGAGCTGATGAACCGCTGGATCGACGATCCATTGTGGGCTGGCATCGTCGCCGGGGCCGGACTGTTCGTGATCGTGCTCGTGGCGCTGCTGATCATTGCCGGCTTCCTGTCGCGCAATACCAAGCGCGCCAGCATGCTCGGACCGGCGAACCGCATGCTCGGCGTGGTTTTCGGCATTCTGCGGGGCGGCGTTGTGGTCGCGCTGGTCCATATCGCGACCGTTCACGTCATGGGGCTCTATGGGAGCGAAGGCGAGCAGGAAACGGATCCTCCCAAATGGGTGGAAACTTCGCGGCTTATGCCCCATGTAAGGGCCGGTTCGGCTGCGCTGGAACGCCTCGTGCCGAAACACATGCGGCCGGACGCCAAGGCAAAACGGCAAGACTCCCATCACGGAACGAAGGAGCTGTAG
- the radA gene encoding DNA repair protein RadA, which yields MAKAAENFVCQNCGTFYRKWQGKCDGCNEWNTIVQEIGADPIPRGLTIGKGNVIELTGLTGETEQAPRMATGIAEFDRACGGGLVPGSALLVGGDPGIGKSTILLQAAALLARRNVACVYISGEEAAAQIRSRAARLGLSDSPLELGSETSLRNVMATLEQRRPQMVVIDSIQTLFADNVESAPGSVSQVRACAQELIRFAKRRQCTVVLVGHVTKDGQIAGPRVLEHMVDTVLYFEGERGHQFRILRAVKNRYGGTDEIGVFEMTDKGLAEVPNPSALFLTNRREPVSGAAVFAGIEGTRPVLVEIQALVAPSPLATPRRAVVGWDTGRLAMVMAVLDARCGLGFGGQDVYLNVAGGLRVSEPAADLAVAAALISSLTDVPVPAETVIFGEISLAGEVRPVAQTDARLKEAEKLGFFHAWLPNSSKTAKTSLRLTELEKLQAVNDLFVV from the coding sequence GTGGCGAAGGCCGCGGAAAATTTCGTCTGCCAGAATTGCGGCACGTTCTACCGCAAATGGCAGGGCAAGTGCGACGGCTGCAACGAGTGGAACACCATCGTGCAGGAAATCGGCGCCGATCCGATCCCGCGCGGGCTGACCATCGGCAAGGGCAATGTCATCGAACTGACCGGCTTGACCGGCGAGACCGAGCAGGCGCCGCGGATGGCCACCGGCATCGCCGAGTTCGACCGGGCGTGCGGCGGCGGTCTCGTGCCCGGATCGGCGTTGCTGGTGGGCGGTGATCCCGGCATCGGCAAGTCGACCATCCTGCTGCAGGCGGCCGCCCTGCTCGCCCGCCGGAACGTGGCCTGCGTCTATATTTCGGGCGAGGAAGCGGCCGCACAGATCCGCTCCCGCGCCGCGCGGCTGGGGCTGTCGGATTCGCCGCTCGAGCTGGGTTCGGAAACCAGCCTGCGGAACGTCATGGCCACGCTGGAACAGCGCCGGCCGCAGATGGTGGTCATCGACTCAATCCAGACCCTGTTCGCCGACAATGTGGAATCGGCGCCGGGTTCGGTCAGCCAGGTGCGCGCCTGCGCTCAGGAGTTGATACGGTTCGCCAAACGGCGCCAGTGCACGGTCGTCCTGGTGGGGCATGTCACCAAGGATGGCCAGATCGCCGGGCCGCGCGTGCTCGAGCACATGGTCGACACGGTGCTCTATTTCGAGGGCGAGCGCGGTCACCAGTTCCGCATCTTGCGGGCGGTGAAGAACCGGTACGGCGGTACGGACGAGATCGGCGTATTCGAGATGACCGACAAGGGCCTGGCGGAAGTACCCAATCCGTCGGCGCTGTTCCTGACAAACCGCCGCGAGCCGGTGAGTGGCGCGGCGGTCTTTGCCGGCATCGAAGGCACACGGCCTGTGCTGGTCGAGATTCAGGCGCTGGTCGCGCCGTCGCCACTGGCCACGCCGCGCCGCGCGGTGGTGGGCTGGGACACCGGACGGCTGGCCATGGTGATGGCGGTGCTCGACGCCCGCTGCGGCCTGGGGTTCGGCGGCCAGGACGTGTATCTCAATGTGGCCGGCGGGCTGCGCGTCAGCGAACCGGCGGCCGACCTGGCGGTGGCGGCGGCGCTGATATCCTCATTGACCGATGTTCCCGTCCCCGCCGAGACCGTGATCTTCGGAGAAATCAGCCTGGCGGGCGAGGTTCGGCCGGTGGCACAGACCGACGCGCGGCTCAAGGAAGCGGAAAAGCTCGGCTTTTTCCACGCCTGGCTGCCAAATTCGTCGAAGACCGCCAAGACCAGCCTGCGTCTGACAGAACTGGAGAAGCTGCAGGCCGTCAACGATCTGTTTGTTGTCTGA
- a CDS encoding ATP-binding cassette domain-containing protein: MDSPKLSLQDVRKRFGSKVVLDGIDLDVYAGESVVIMGGSGTGKSVMLKCILGLIQPDSGRILLDGQDITHIHGREREQLLRRFGMLFQGGALFDSLRVWRNVSFGLIAAHRMRKQEARAQAVEILAKVGLAPEVGDLRPAELSGGMQKRVALARAIATNPEIIFFDEPTAGLDPIMADVINNLIIERVRDLGATALTITHDMASARKIADRIGMLHGGRIIWIGPAADVDNSGNPYVEQFIHGRAEGPITMTVRRT, encoded by the coding sequence ATGGATAGTCCCAAGCTCAGCCTGCAGGACGTGCGCAAGCGGTTCGGGAGCAAGGTCGTTCTGGATGGCATCGACCTCGATGTCTATGCCGGCGAGTCCGTGGTCATCATGGGCGGGTCCGGCACCGGCAAGTCGGTGATGCTGAAGTGCATCCTTGGCCTGATCCAGCCCGACAGCGGCCGCATCCTGCTCGATGGCCAGGACATCACCCATATCCATGGACGGGAGCGGGAGCAGTTGCTGCGCCGTTTCGGCATGCTGTTCCAGGGCGGCGCCCTGTTCGACAGCCTGCGCGTGTGGCGCAACGTCTCGTTCGGCTTGATCGCGGCACACCGGATGCGCAAACAGGAAGCGCGCGCCCAGGCCGTGGAAATTCTCGCCAAGGTCGGTCTCGCCCCCGAAGTTGGCGACCTGCGTCCCGCCGAATTGTCCGGCGGCATGCAAAAGCGCGTGGCGCTGGCCCGCGCCATCGCCACCAACCCGGAGATCATCTTCTTCGACGAGCCGACCGCCGGTCTCGATCCGATCATGGCCGATGTCATCAACAATCTGATCATCGAGCGGGTTCGCGACCTTGGCGCCACGGCGCTGACCATCACCCACGACATGGCCAGCGCGCGCAAGATCGCCGACCGGATCGGCATGCTGCACGGCGGCAGAATCATCTGGATCGGGCCCGCCGCCGACGTCGATAATTCCGGCAATCCCTATGTGGAGCAGTTCATCCACGGCCGCGCCGAGGGTCCGATCACCATGACCGTGCGGAGAACATAG
- a CDS encoding ABC transporter permease: MTVNNPVANVGRATLEFLADVGRLCIFAAQAIVAVFTPPFYFANLGRQLLSVGFYSLPVVGLTALFTGAVLAQQIYIGTGRFNAESTVPTIVVFGITRELGPVIASLMVAGRVAAAMAAELGTMRVTEQIDALSTLATNPFRYLIAPRVLAATLMLPLLVLIGDVIGVMGGWLLATASLGYNSVGYLQRSLDFLEWWDVISGLIKAAVFGFIIALMGCYQGFNSRGGAQGVGRATTNAVVSASILILAANYAITSIVFTD; this comes from the coding sequence ATCACAGTCAACAATCCCGTCGCCAATGTCGGACGCGCCACGCTGGAGTTCCTCGCGGATGTCGGGCGGCTGTGCATTTTTGCCGCGCAGGCGATTGTTGCCGTGTTCACCCCGCCCTTCTATTTCGCCAATCTGGGCCGGCAACTGCTGTCCGTAGGGTTCTATTCGCTGCCGGTCGTCGGGCTGACCGCCTTGTTCACCGGCGCGGTGCTGGCGCAGCAGATCTATATCGGCACCGGCAGGTTCAACGCCGAATCGACGGTGCCGACCATCGTCGTTTTCGGCATCACCCGCGAGCTTGGGCCCGTCATCGCCAGCCTGATGGTGGCCGGGCGGGTAGCCGCCGCCATGGCGGCTGAACTGGGCACCATGCGGGTGACCGAGCAGATAGACGCCCTGTCGACCCTTGCGACCAACCCGTTCCGGTATCTCATCGCGCCGCGCGTGCTTGCGGCGACACTGATGCTGCCCCTTCTTGTGCTGATCGGCGATGTGATCGGCGTGATGGGCGGATGGCTGCTGGCCACGGCCTCGCTCGGGTACAATTCGGTGGGTTACCTGCAGCGCTCGCTGGATTTCCTGGAATGGTGGGACGTCATCTCGGGGCTGATCAAGGCCGCCGTATTCGGCTTCATCATTGCGCTGATGGGGTGTTACCAGGGCTTCAACAGCCGCGGCGGCGCCCAGGGCGTCGGCCGCGCGACCACCAACGCCGTGGTGTCCGCGTCGATCCTGATACTGGCAGCCAACTACGCGATCACGTCGATTGTGTTCACAGACTGA
- a CDS encoding replicative DNA helicase, giving the protein MPPGFQETAHLAQLDSPEGFVGLPHNLEVEQALLGAILVNNDAANRVSFLTADHFFDPLHQRIYATAMRLIERGQLAIPATLKTYLEADAGLKEVGGPQYLARLAAAGTSLLHAEEYGRTIYDLSLRRQLILIGEETVENATNGDTENPAIHQIEHVEQKLFNLAESGQAEEGFKPFSRSLSVAIENIEAAHKREGKLTGVSTGMRAMDDLLGGLHRSDLIILAGRPSMGKTALATNIAFNAARRWQRSKVEGEDPSKGGGAVVGFFSLEMSAEQLASRMLSEQAEIPSEKLRRGDMTSDQFRALVRASQEIEDIPLFIDDTPALSIAGVMSRARRLKRQHNLGMVVIDYLQLARPSGQSRSENRVQEVSEITRGLKALAKTLDVPVLALSQLSRSVEQREDKRPQLADLRESGSIEQDADVVMFVYRDEYYHERKQPEMGTPAHQEWLERGERIRGVAEVIIGKQRHGPTGVARLHFAKETTKFGDLAEMDHLPDRTF; this is encoded by the coding sequence GTGCCGCCAGGATTCCAGGAAACCGCCCACCTCGCCCAGCTCGACTCGCCCGAGGGATTTGTCGGCCTGCCGCATAACCTGGAAGTCGAGCAGGCGTTGCTGGGCGCGATCCTTGTGAACAACGATGCCGCCAACCGGGTGTCCTTCCTGACGGCCGATCATTTTTTCGACCCGCTCCACCAGCGAATTTACGCGACCGCCATGCGGTTGATCGAGCGTGGCCAACTGGCCATTCCGGCAACGCTGAAGACCTATCTGGAGGCGGATGCCGGGCTGAAGGAAGTGGGCGGCCCGCAATATCTGGCCCGGCTTGCCGCCGCAGGCACGTCCCTGCTCCACGCCGAGGAATATGGCCGGACCATCTACGATCTGTCGTTGCGGCGCCAATTGATCCTGATCGGCGAGGAAACGGTCGAGAACGCCACCAACGGCGATACCGAGAACCCCGCCATTCACCAGATCGAGCATGTGGAGCAGAAGCTGTTCAATCTGGCCGAGAGCGGCCAGGCCGAGGAGGGCTTCAAACCGTTCTCCCGGTCGTTGAGCGTTGCGATCGAGAACATCGAGGCCGCGCACAAGCGCGAGGGCAAGCTGACCGGCGTGTCCACCGGCATGCGCGCCATGGACGATCTGCTCGGTGGGCTGCACAGGTCGGACCTGATCATCCTCGCCGGCCGCCCGTCCATGGGCAAGACGGCGCTGGCCACCAATATCGCCTTCAATGCGGCAAGGCGCTGGCAGCGATCGAAGGTCGAGGGCGAAGACCCGAGCAAGGGCGGCGGCGCGGTGGTGGGCTTCTTCTCGCTGGAAATGTCGGCGGAGCAGCTTGCCTCCCGCATGCTGTCGGAGCAGGCGGAAATTCCCTCGGAGAAGCTGCGGCGCGGCGACATGACGTCAGACCAGTTTCGCGCCCTGGTGCGGGCGTCGCAGGAAATCGAAGACATCCCGCTGTTCATCGACGACACGCCGGCCCTGTCCATCGCGGGCGTCATGTCCCGCGCCCGGCGGCTGAAGCGGCAGCACAATCTTGGCATGGTGGTGATCGATTATCTGCAGCTGGCGCGGCCATCGGGCCAGTCCCGCTCCGAGAACCGGGTTCAGGAGGTTTCCGAAATCACCCGCGGGCTCAAGGCTCTGGCAAAGACGCTCGATGTTCCCGTACTGGCGCTGTCGCAGCTCAGCCGATCGGTCGAGCAGCGCGAGGACAAGCGCCCCCAGCTTGCGGATCTACGCGAATCCGGCTCGATCGAGCAGGACGCCGACGTGGTGATGTTCGTGTACCGCGACGAGTACTACCACGAACGCAAGCAGCCCGAGATGGGCACCCCGGCCCACCAGGAATGGCTGGAGCGCGGTGAGCGCATCCGCGGTGTCGCCGAGGTGATTATCGGCAAGCAGCGCCACGGGCCGACCGGCGTCGCGCGCTTGCACTTCGCCAAGGAAACCACCAAGTTCGGCGATCTCGCCGAGATGGACCACTTGCCGGACCGCACATTTTGA
- the rplI gene encoding 50S ribosomal protein L9, whose translation MQVVLLERVEKLGQMGDVVTVKDGFARNFLLPKKKALRATSQNLESFKERRAQLEASNLERRTDAEAVAVKMEGARVVLLRQAGESDHLYGSVSPRDIADALQEAGYTVERSQVDLDRPIKTTGRHEIRVFLHPEVAVTVAVVVARSEADAENMERKLEAVSAEEVFENEELAQHATEELSEEEPAEEE comes from the coding sequence ATGCAAGTCGTACTGCTTGAACGGGTTGAAAAGCTCGGCCAGATGGGTGATGTGGTCACCGTAAAGGATGGCTTCGCCCGCAATTTCCTTCTGCCGAAGAAAAAGGCGCTGCGCGCCACCTCCCAGAACCTCGAGTCCTTCAAGGAACGTCGTGCCCAGCTCGAGGCCTCGAACCTCGAACGGCGCACGGATGCCGAAGCTGTCGCGGTCAAGATGGAAGGCGCCCGCGTCGTCCTGCTGCGTCAGGCGGGCGAGAGCGACCACCTGTATGGCTCGGTCAGTCCTCGTGACATTGCCGATGCGCTGCAGGAAGCCGGTTACACGGTCGAGCGCAGCCAGGTTGATCTGGATCGTCCGATCAAGACCACCGGCCGGCATGAAATCCGCGTGTTCCTGCACCCGGAAGTGGCCGTTACCGTTGCCGTCGTCGTCGCCCGTTCCGAGGCCGATGCCGAAAACATGGAGCGCAAGCTCGAAGCCGTCAGCGCCGAGGAAGTCTTCGAGAACGAAGAACTCGCACAGCACGCCACCGAAGAGCTGTCCGAGGAAGAGCCGGCCGAAGAGGAATAG
- the rpsR gene encoding 30S ribosomal protein S18, with protein sequence MSTTARPRTARRPFFRRRKSCPFTGPNAPKIDYKDVKLLQRYVSERGKIVPSRITAVSAKKQRELARAIKRARNLALLPYVLQ encoded by the coding sequence ATGTCGACCACTGCACGTCCGCGCACCGCGCGCCGCCCGTTCTTCCGCCGCCGCAAGAGCTGCCCGTTCACCGGTCCGAACGCGCCGAAGATTGACTACAAGGATGTCAAGCTTCTGCAGCGTTATGTTTCCGAGCGCGGCAAGATTGTCCCCAGCCGCATCACGGCCGTTTCGGCCAAGAAGCAGCGTGAACTTGCACGCGCCATCAAGCGCGCCCGCAATCTCGCCCTGCTTCCCTACGTGCTGCAATAG
- the rpsF gene encoding 30S ribosomal protein S6: MAYYEHVLIARQDISSQAADTLAEEFAGIIQNNGGSVTKTENWGLRTLAYRIKKNRKGHYIMMNIDAPPAAVAEMERLEKINEDVIRAMTIRVEVLDEEPSPVLRTRDEREERRGREGGRF, translated from the coding sequence ATGGCTTATTACGAACACGTGCTGATCGCGCGGCAGGATATTTCCAGCCAAGCGGCCGATACCCTGGCGGAAGAGTTCGCCGGGATCATCCAGAACAATGGCGGTTCGGTAACCAAGACCGAAAACTGGGGCCTGCGGACCCTCGCCTACCGGATCAAGAAGAACCGGAAGGGCCACTACATCATGATGAACATCGACGCGCCGCCTGCCGCGGTTGCCGAGATGGAACGCCTCGAGAAGATCAACGAGGACGTTATCCGCGCCATGACCATCCGCGTCGAAGTGCTGGACGAAGAGCCGTCACCGGTTCTGCGTACCCGCGACGAGCGTGAAGAGCGCCGTGGCCGCGAAGGAGGACGTTTCTAA
- the fabD gene encoding ACP S-malonyltransferase, which yields MTRAFTFPGQGSQAVGMGQALAEASATAREVFQEVDEALGQNLSKLMFGGPEDQLVLTENAQPALMAVSVAVMRILAKEGGVNLADKARFVAGHSLGEYSALAAAGSLTLADTARLLKRRGLAMQRAVPVGVGAMAALLGVDLNVAREIADEAAQGQVCTAANDNAPGQVVISGHREAIERAIEIGKEKGARRSMLLPVSAPFHCSLMAPAAEEMAEALAAVAFRTPAVPLVANVIASQVSDPDEIRRLLVEQVTGSVRWRECVEYMAANGVTEVIELGAGKALTGMAKRINKDLTASAAGTPDEIDALLKNL from the coding sequence ATGACCCGAGCTTTCACGTTTCCCGGCCAGGGCAGCCAGGCCGTCGGCATGGGCCAGGCCCTGGCCGAGGCTTCCGCCACGGCGCGTGAGGTGTTCCAGGAGGTCGATGAGGCACTGGGACAGAACCTGTCGAAGCTGATGTTCGGCGGTCCCGAGGACCAGCTTGTCCTGACCGAAAACGCCCAGCCGGCCCTGATGGCGGTAAGTGTCGCCGTGATGCGCATCCTGGCGAAGGAGGGCGGCGTGAACCTGGCCGACAAGGCGCGGTTCGTGGCCGGCCATTCGCTGGGAGAATATTCGGCGCTGGCAGCCGCAGGCAGCTTGACCCTGGCCGATACGGCCCGGTTGCTGAAGCGCCGCGGTCTGGCCATGCAGCGCGCCGTGCCGGTGGGCGTCGGCGCCATGGCGGCGCTCCTTGGCGTCGACCTGAACGTGGCCCGGGAGATCGCTGACGAGGCGGCCCAGGGGCAGGTGTGCACGGCCGCCAACGATAATGCACCGGGCCAGGTGGTGATCAGCGGCCACCGTGAGGCCATTGAGCGCGCCATCGAAATCGGCAAGGAGAAGGGCGCTCGCCGTTCCATGCTGCTGCCGGTCAGCGCGCCATTCCATTGTTCGCTGATGGCGCCGGCGGCGGAGGAAATGGCCGAGGCGCTCGCCGCCGTGGCCTTCCGGACGCCTGCCGTGCCGCTGGTCGCCAACGTCATCGCTTCACAGGTCTCGGATCCCGACGAAATCCGCCGCCTGCTGGTCGAGCAGGTTACCGGTTCGGTCCGCTGGCGCGAATGTGTCGAGTACATGGCCGCCAACGGCGTCACCGAGGTGATCGAGTTGGGCGCGGGCAAGGCGCTGACCGGCATGGCCAAGCGCATCAACAAGGACCTGACCGCCAGCGCCGCTGGAACGCCCGACGAAATCGACGCGTTGCTCAAGAATCTGTAG